The genomic interval GTCGAGGCGGCGAGTCCGAACCTCTAGGCGTCGGTCCCGGCGTGCTCCTCGGGCGTGTAGGTCTTCAGCTCCAGCGCGTGGATGTCGGTCGTCATGTGCTCGCCCAGCGCGTCGTACACCAGCTCGTGCTGGGCGACGAGGGGTTCGCCCTCGAACGCTGGCGAGACCACGGTGGCCGCGAGGTGGTCCTCGTCGTCGACCCCCCGCGGGTGGGTGACCGTGGCTTCGGCGTCGTCGAGATTCTCCTCGATGAGTCGCTTCACGTCGTCGGCGTTCATGGTTCTACGTACTGGTAGGGAGTCCGGGATGAAATGGGTATGGATGCCGGTGGGCGAATACAGCAGACTTCGGGAGAGTAGTGGTGACTTCGAAAGCCCCCGCCCGCTCGCTACGAACCGTCTGCGAAGACTCCACGACGAACGCCCCGAAAGCCCCCACCCGCTCGCTCTACGTCCGGACCACGAACGCATTCGGACCGGTGAAGACTTCGGAAGCCCCCGCCCGCTCGCGGTCGCTGGCCGACATATCCGCGCAAACCGCGCGCGGATAGGGGTCGGCCAGACGACCAAGCGATGCGCGAGCGGGCGGCCCCTTTCAGTCCCACCCCGTCGAACGGTCCACCGGGCGCTTCGCGGTGGACTGCGGAAATCCGAGAAATTGCGTCGTCAGGTTCCTGTTCGCGTAATCCCGTCGAGTCGCCCCACCGTCTCGGCGTCGGGGTCTTCGTCGCCCTCGACGCGCTCGACCGGCGGGTCGCGGTAGTCGGTGTAGACGTTCAGCGCGAAGTCGTCGGTCTGGACCGTGAACTGCTCGACGTCGCCGTCCGGTCGCCAGACGCGCGTCACCTCGCCCTCCGCGCGCTTTCCGGTTCCGGGGCTTCCCTTCGGCGACCATTCGAGTTCGACCCTCGTTCCCTCTTCGAGGTCGTTCGGCTGGAGTTGGTCGGCCATCACGCGTGAGAAGTGGGTCCGCGAACGTGAGGGTGGCGGCCGTCTCTGTCGAGGCTTCCGATTTCACTAATCGGCGCGCTGGGGCGACGCCGTGGTCACGCGAGCGAAGCGAGTGTGACCTCGGAAGACGCGGTTTGTCTTCCGGTGGTTTGGCGTCGCGCCCATGCGCGCGAGGGATGAGTATCGCAGGGCACGAACGGAGTGAGTGCCTGAGAAACGCAGTCGGTTGGGGAGGCGTGAGGCCCGCGGTGCTGTCGCGGTGGGGTCGGCTCGGACCGAAAGCCCTCGACCGCGAGCGGTCGAGGGCTTTCGATGGCTTTCGAGGACAACACTGCGCTACCAACTGGGGCTCCGAATCCGAGGAGGTTCCGCCACCACCGTCAGGTCCACTGGTCGAGTCCGGTCTGAACCACCGACTCCTCGATGCGCTCGAACCCGCGCTCGACCTCCGACTCGTGGACGCTCCACTCGCCGACCACGTACTCGCGGGCGGCCTCGATGTCGGGGTCCATCTCGGCGTCGAACTCGACCTCGTCGCTGACGGTGGGATTCAAGAAGAGGTCTCGAATCACGTCCACGTCCTTCTCGATGCTCGCGCCCCGCGATTCGAGGACGCCCCAGATGTCGCCGTGCTCTTTGACCTCCTTCAGGGCGGTCTTCGGGCCGACTCCGGGGACGCCTTCGTTGAAGTCGGTGCCACAGAGGATGCCGATATCGACCAACTGCTCCCACGTCACGCCGTGCTCGTCGAGGGTGGCCTCGAAGTCCATGAGTTCGGGGTCGCCCTTGCTCGTGAGCTGGCGCAGCGTCAGGGGTGCCCCGAGCAGGAGGGCGTCGTAGTCCTCGGTCCCGCAGTAGTCGACCGCGCCGGTGCGGTTCATGTGGGCGGCCTGGGCCTCGCCCTCCGCGGGGGCCTCGATGGTGGGCACGTCGAGCAGGTCGAGCAGCTCGCGGGTCGTCCGCTGGATGGTGTCGGTGAGCCGCTGGGTGTGGGCTTCGAGGCGCGCGATCTCGATGGCGTCGCCCTCCTCGCGGGCTTCTTCGAGCTTTTCCTCGCGCTTCTCGCGCTCCTCGCGGCGCTGTTCGAGCTCGGCGGCCTTGTGGTCGGTGACCGCGCCGTCGAACACGAACACGGGCGTGAGGTCGTTCTCGAAGAACTTCGGCAGGCCCTGCACGATGCCGACGAGGTTGGCGACCTCGGTGCCGTCGTCGGTGGTGTATATCTCGTCGCTGGTCCACTTGACGGTCGTCGTGAGGTACTTGTAGAGCCAGTTGTGGGCGTCTACCGCGACGGTGTCGCCGTCGAGTTCGTCGAAGGCGACCTCCGAGATGACCGCGAGTTGGCGCAGGTCGGTGTTTCCCATTGCGTGGGAGTAGGGGGCGTGAGGGTTTGAAAGCTACTGGTCTCGGGTGAAGCAGGATTTCTAAGTATCGTAACGGACGGAGAACGGCCCTTTCGCGTGACGCCGAGCTGTCGATTCGAGCAGGAGCTAGCGACTCCCGGTACCGATGAGGACCGCACAGCACCGCAACCGCGACCGCAGGCCACACCCTCCCCAGCCGACTCCTTCGTTCGCGCCTTCGGCGCTTCACTCAGTCATCCCTCGCGCGCTGAAGGCGCGGCCTCAAACAGCGAGGCCGCGCCAGCGCGCGCCGGTCGTCGGAAGTCGAATTGGCGAAATCCGTCGCCTCACTCCCCGCGCTTCGAAAGGTCCTCGACCGCCGGGCCGTCCAGCACCTCGCCGTCCACCGAAAATCGAGAGCCGTGGCAGGGGCAGTCCCACGACTCCTCGCCGTCGTTCCACC from Halorussus salilacus carries:
- a CDS encoding BolA family protein gives rise to the protein MNADDVKRLIEENLDDAEATVTHPRGVDDEDHLAATVVSPAFEGEPLVAQHELVYDALGEHMTTDIHALELKTYTPEEHAGTDA
- the fen gene encoding flap endonuclease-1; translation: MGNTDLRQLAVISEVAFDELDGDTVAVDAHNWLYKYLTTTVKWTSDEIYTTDDGTEVANLVGIVQGLPKFFENDLTPVFVFDGAVTDHKAAELEQRREEREKREEKLEEAREEGDAIEIARLEAHTQRLTDTIQRTTRELLDLLDVPTIEAPAEGEAQAAHMNRTGAVDYCGTEDYDALLLGAPLTLRQLTSKGDPELMDFEATLDEHGVTWEQLVDIGILCGTDFNEGVPGVGPKTALKEVKEHGDIWGVLESRGASIEKDVDVIRDLFLNPTVSDEVEFDAEMDPDIEAAREYVVGEWSVHESEVERGFERIEESVVQTGLDQWT